A stretch of the Lactuca sativa cultivar Salinas chromosome 9, Lsat_Salinas_v11, whole genome shotgun sequence genome encodes the following:
- the LOC111879440 gene encoding MADS-box transcription factor 23 → MSTKVSIMCTSSSSSSSGGGGGNGNGGGGGDCGGEERRRKTMGRGRIELKKIENVSSRQVTFSKRRAGLLKKAKELAILCDAEVGVIIFSSTGKLYEFASSRLQNIISRYEKNSDCLDKPVPETQQEVDPEVEALKAEILKLRKGQRLMMGKELEGLTYKELEHLEHQLHDGMLAVKNRKDMALMEEIEQTKLREQRTMQENEALKKQILDHLTKSTTNSEIQLLGRNNHFNTPSSLGCLKRDNGDIGISLHLGLSPHNDQHHKRKVPKIELDP, encoded by the exons ATGTCCACTAAAGTTTCCATCATGTGTACATCTTCATCATCTTCGTCAAGTGGCGGTGGTGGCGGCAACGGCAAcggcggtggtggtggagatTGTGGAGGAGAAGAGAGAAGGAGGAAGACAATGGGTCGGGGGCGGATTGAGTTAAAGAAGATTGAAAATGTCAGTAGTCGACAGGTGACATTTTCAAAACGTCGTGCTGGACTTTTGAAGAAAGCTAAAGAGTTGGCAATTCTGTGTGATGCTGAGGTCGGTGTTATTATATTTTCCAGTACCGGAAAACTCTATGAATTTGCTAGTTCTCG GTTGCAAAACATAATCTCAAGATATGAAAAAAATTCAGATTGTTTGGATAAACCAGTCCCCGAGACACAG CAAGAAGTGGATCCCGAGGTAGAAGCTTTGAAGGCTGAAATTTTGAAGCTACGGAAAGGGCAGAG GTTGATGATGGGAAAGGAGCTAGAAGGATTAACCTATAAAGAGCTTGAACATTTAGAGCATCAACTTCATGATGGCATGTTAGCCGTCAAGAATCGGAAG GATATGGCATTGATGGAAGAGATCGAACAAACTAAATTACGG GAACAAAGAACTATGCAAGAAAACGAGGCTTTGAAGAAACAA ATTTTAGATCATCTAACTAAATCTACAACAAACTCTGAAATCCAACTATTAGGACGAAATAATCATTTCAACACACCAAGCTCACTTGGGTGTCTTAAGCGAGATAACGGAGACATTGGTATTTCTTTGCATTTAGG GTTATCACCGCACAATGATCAACATCACAAAAGAAAAGTTCCGAAAATTGAGCTTGATCCATAA